The DNA sequence GCACCAGACGTCCTTGCCGGCCTCGGCGGCCAGGACGGACATCAGGCCGTGCCAATGCGGCGGGGTGGCGATGTGGATGACGTCGATATCGGGACGGGCCAGCACCTCGCGAAAATCCCGGTAGCCGGCGACACCCGGTCCGCCCGCGTCGAGGGCGGTCTTGAGATGGTTCTCGTCCACGTCGCAGACGGCCAGCAGGCGGGCCCCCGCGTAGCGAAGGTGGCCCAAGCCCATGCCGCCGACGCCGATGACGGCCTTGGTCAGCTCGTCGCTGGGGGCGAGATAGCCCGCGCCGCCAAGGACGCGGCGGGGGATGATGGTGAAGGCGGCGGCGAGGGCGGCGCTTTTCTTGAGAAAATCGCGGCGGGGCAAACGGGAAGCAGCGGTCATGGCGCTCTCCTGACCGTCATCGGCCGTCGGGCCGATGGCGAAGCGCCCTTATCTTACTGTTTCACTCGGCGGCGGATCAATCCGGATTTTCGGGGCCCCGAGCCGGGCCCGGCCGTCAGGCCGTGGGCAGGTTGTAGACGGCGGGATCGAAGCATGAGCCGGCCGGCCAGACCCGGGCCAAAAGCTCTTTGTCCATCATATAGAGACCGTCCTTGCTGGCGCCGACCCTCTCCAACTGAATGGCGATGCCGGAGGTGTTCTTCTCCTCCTCAATCTGTTCATTGACGAACCAGTTGAGCATCGGCTCGGCCGAAAAGTCGCTTTCCTCGCGGACGACCTTGAGGATGGCGTGGATCTTCGAGGTGATGAACTGCTCGTGGGCGTAGGCGTCCTTCCAGGCTTCCAGGGGCGAGGCCCAGGTCTTCTTGAGCTGCTTCATATCCAGCAGCTCGACCTGGCCGCCGCGGTCGATGATGTGGTCGAAGAACTTCATGGCATGGATGGTCTCTTCGTGGGCCTGGACGCGCATCCAGTGAGCCATGCCGTCGAGGTTCTGCTCGTGGAAGTAGGCGACCATGGACAGGTAGATGTACTGCGACTCGAGCTCGTTCTTGATCTGCTCGTTCATGATGTCGCGGACGCGGGCGTTGATCATCGGTTCCTCCGTCTTTCAGTTTGTAATGATTACAGATTGATTCTACGCCGGCCCAAAGCGGCTGTCAACTCTTTATCA is a window from the Candidatus Aminicenantes bacterium genome containing:
- a CDS encoding ferritin, with product MINARVRDIMNEQIKNELESQYIYLSMVAYFHEQNLDGMAHWMRVQAHEETIHAMKFFDHIIDRGGQVELLDMKQLKKTWASPLEAWKDAYAHEQFITSKIHAILKVVREESDFSAEPMLNWFVNEQIEEEKNTSGIAIQLERVGASKDGLYMMDKELLARVWPAGSCFDPAVYNLPTA